One window from the genome of Cyclobacterium amurskyense encodes:
- the mrdA gene encoding penicillin-binding protein 2 — protein MYTGRSLVVAITIGVIALILLGKLFLIQVTDDSYLRKAERNAIQRVVDHPYRGLVYDRNNSLMVFNDPVFDLMVIPKDFSLKDTSRFCDLFGIEKDYLIENFTAAKNYSWVKPYPLIKQISKEEFAKVQDFLIDYKGLFVMTRSVRSYPRSSAANALGYIGEISSSQLSRDSTRYYVQGDYVGHSGIEAYYEPELRGKKGVKYKLVNVRGIEKGAFKNGDLDTLSMPGENLQSTIDLNLQLYGEHLMDGKRGSVVAIEPKTGEILTIISAPTYDPNVLTGAKFGESYTVLNNDPEKPLFNRPIMATYPPGSIFKIVQSLIGLQEGILTPNTTFVCNKALVNCHNHPSPVNLFGAIRNSCNPYYHQAFRQVINREVSSNTYTDTQIGLDKWREAVLKFGLSNRLGVDMHGEKGGSIPSSALYDKIYGKGRWKYSTIYSLSIGQGEMLVTPLQMANLAAIFANKGYFYTPHLIKAINDDPSRIPDRFKEKRDSGIDPKHFDLIQDAMVEALSGTATRAIMKDIVIAGKTGTAQNPAGEDHSVFIAFAPKEDPKIAIAVYVENAGWGGRAAASTASLLIEKYLTGEIKRPELEEYVLKGDFIY, from the coding sequence ATGTATACAGGTAGATCTTTAGTCGTTGCCATTACTATTGGGGTAATTGCTTTGATTTTATTGGGTAAATTGTTCTTAATCCAGGTTACTGATGACAGTTATTTAAGAAAAGCAGAACGGAACGCCATACAAAGGGTGGTAGACCACCCATATAGAGGCCTGGTTTATGACAGGAATAACTCCCTAATGGTTTTTAACGATCCCGTTTTTGACCTGATGGTTATTCCTAAAGACTTTAGCCTTAAAGACACAAGCAGGTTTTGCGATTTGTTTGGCATAGAAAAAGACTATTTAATAGAAAATTTCACTGCTGCAAAAAACTACTCTTGGGTAAAACCTTACCCTCTAATCAAACAAATATCCAAGGAAGAGTTTGCCAAGGTGCAAGATTTTCTCATCGATTATAAAGGACTCTTTGTAATGACGAGATCAGTCCGCTCCTATCCCAGATCTTCCGCCGCCAATGCATTAGGTTATATTGGAGAGATAAGCAGTTCCCAACTTTCACGCGACAGCACCCGCTACTATGTTCAGGGCGACTATGTAGGCCATAGTGGAATTGAAGCTTATTATGAGCCTGAGTTACGTGGTAAAAAAGGAGTCAAATACAAATTGGTCAATGTCCGAGGAATCGAAAAAGGGGCCTTTAAAAATGGAGACCTCGATACACTATCTATGCCAGGTGAGAACCTCCAATCTACTATTGATTTGAATCTGCAGCTTTATGGTGAGCACCTGATGGACGGAAAACGTGGATCGGTGGTGGCCATTGAGCCCAAAACCGGAGAAATACTGACCATCATTTCAGCACCAACTTATGACCCCAATGTACTGACTGGTGCTAAATTTGGAGAGAGTTATACGGTTTTAAATAACGATCCTGAAAAACCATTGTTTAACAGGCCCATTATGGCGACTTATCCTCCTGGATCAATTTTTAAAATTGTCCAGTCGCTTATAGGCCTACAGGAAGGAATCCTTACTCCAAACACAACTTTTGTTTGTAATAAGGCCTTGGTTAATTGTCATAACCACCCTTCCCCAGTAAACCTTTTTGGAGCGATCAGAAACTCCTGTAATCCTTATTATCATCAAGCTTTCAGGCAAGTCATCAACCGAGAAGTATCTTCCAATACCTATACGGACACCCAAATCGGATTAGATAAATGGAGAGAGGCCGTCTTAAAATTTGGCTTAAGTAATCGATTAGGAGTCGACATGCACGGTGAAAAGGGCGGATCCATTCCTTCAAGTGCACTTTATGACAAGATATATGGCAAAGGAAGATGGAAATATTCTACTATTTACTCCTTATCAATAGGTCAGGGCGAGATGTTGGTTACCCCATTACAAATGGCAAATCTTGCTGCCATATTTGCCAACAAAGGGTATTTCTATACCCCTCACCTCATAAAAGCTATCAATGATGACCCTTCCAGAATTCCAGATCGGTTTAAAGAAAAAAGGGATTCAGGCATTGATCCCAAGCATTTTGATTTAATACAAGATGCGATGGTAGAGGCTTTATCCGGTACAGCCACAAGGGCAATAATGAAAGACATTGTAATAGCCGGTAAAACAGGTACTGCACAAAACCCCGCTGGTGAAGATCATTCAGTATTTATTGCTTTCGCTCCTAAAGAAGATCCTAAAATAGCCATTGCGGTATATGTGGAGAATGCCGGATGGGGAGGAAGAGCTGCAGCAAGTACTGCGAGTCTTTTGATAGAAAAATACCTTACGGGAGAAATCAAAAGGCCGGAATTGGAAGAATATGTGTTAAAAGGAGATTTTATTTATTAG
- the glpK gene encoding glycerol kinase GlpK — MNPNNQYLMAMDQGTTSSRAIIFNKKGQIVATAQKDFEQFFPKSGWVEHDPKEIWSSQASVATEAITKANITASQVAGIGITNQRETTILWDRKTGEPVFNAIVWQDRRTAAYCNKLKEAGHSEMVQNKTGLIIDAYFSGTKIKWILDNVEGARERAEKGELCFGTVDSWLVWKMTAGETHITDITNASRTMIFNIHDKQWDKELLELLDIPAAILPEVKSSSEVYGKTSGNLLSAKIPIAGIAGDQQAALFGQLCTEPGMAKTTYGTGCFLVMNTGDKPVKSNNKLLTTIAWQIGDEVNYALEGSVFIGGAGIQWLRDGLGIFNDAKDSEGMALGLKDNGGVYFVPALTGLGAPYWDQEARGAFFGITRGTTKAHMARAGLEAIAFQVHDVLKAMEKDAGEETTELRVDGGATANNFLMQFQADLNQCSIKRPEIIETTALGAAYLAGLAIGYWKDMDEIRSLWKADESFEPKQDAKVMQSTLDYWHKAVGRALNWVND; from the coding sequence ATGAACCCAAATAATCAATACTTAATGGCCATGGACCAGGGAACGACCAGTTCAAGGGCTATAATTTTTAATAAAAAGGGGCAGATTGTAGCCACCGCACAAAAGGATTTTGAACAATTCTTTCCAAAATCTGGCTGGGTTGAACATGATCCTAAAGAAATATGGTCTTCACAAGCCTCGGTAGCCACTGAAGCCATCACTAAGGCCAATATCACTGCCAGTCAGGTTGCGGGAATTGGAATCACCAATCAAAGGGAGACCACCATTCTCTGGGACAGGAAAACTGGCGAGCCTGTTTTCAATGCCATTGTTTGGCAGGACAGGCGTACGGCAGCTTACTGTAATAAACTTAAAGAAGCCGGCCATTCAGAGATGGTTCAGAATAAAACTGGTTTGATCATTGATGCTTATTTTTCTGGTACCAAGATCAAATGGATTTTGGATAATGTAGAAGGAGCCAGGGAAAGGGCCGAGAAGGGAGAACTGTGTTTTGGTACAGTAGACAGTTGGCTGGTATGGAAAATGACAGCTGGTGAAACCCATATAACTGACATTACCAATGCCAGTAGGACGATGATTTTCAATATTCATGATAAACAATGGGACAAAGAGTTGCTTGAACTATTGGATATTCCTGCTGCCATTTTACCAGAGGTAAAATCAAGTAGTGAAGTTTATGGCAAAACTTCAGGCAATTTACTGTCAGCAAAAATTCCAATTGCAGGTATTGCTGGTGATCAACAGGCTGCTTTGTTTGGCCAGTTGTGTACAGAACCTGGAATGGCAAAAACCACTTATGGAACAGGATGTTTTTTGGTGATGAATACCGGAGATAAACCTGTCAAGTCCAACAATAAACTTTTAACGACCATCGCCTGGCAAATAGGAGATGAGGTCAACTATGCCTTGGAAGGAAGTGTGTTTATAGGAGGCGCAGGAATCCAGTGGCTCAGAGATGGCCTTGGAATATTTAATGATGCCAAAGACAGTGAAGGTATGGCTTTAGGTTTGAAAGACAATGGAGGCGTTTATTTTGTGCCAGCGCTTACAGGGCTGGGAGCTCCCTATTGGGATCAGGAAGCCAGAGGGGCCTTCTTTGGAATCACCCGTGGTACAACCAAGGCCCATATGGCCAGAGCAGGATTAGAAGCCATCGCTTTTCAGGTACATGATGTATTGAAAGCAATGGAAAAAGATGCTGGAGAAGAAACCACAGAATTAAGAGTAGATGGAGGTGCTACTGCCAATAATTTTTTGATGCAGTTTCAGGCAGATTTAAATCAATGTTCAATCAAACGGCCAGAAATAATTGAAACCACGGCATTAGGTGCTGCTTACCTTGCAGGCTTGGCAATAGGCTATTGGAAGGATATGGACGAAATTAGGAGCTTATGGAAAGCAGATGAATCTTTTGAACCCAAACAAGATGCAAAGGTGATGCAATCAACTTTAGACTATTGGCACAAAGCGGTAGGAAGGGCATTAAACTGGGTAAATGATTGA
- the mreC gene encoding rod shape-determining protein MreC, with product MQQIFLFLYRLRAFILFLILELLALGIIFTHNSPQGAVFFNSSNKFTGRLLSSKNNFVSYFTLYSTNKALAEKNASLLNRLDKMTPVVDSAYFDLDSTLSNNFNFWSARVINNSINLSQNYITLDKGSVDGVVEGMGVFNEQGIIGRVKGTSNHFSSVISLLHTDLLISSKIKKTEVFGSTKWDGVNSNEAKLLYVPRHVMVEPGQEIVTSGYNAVFPEGIPIGKVKEVSQGNETNYLDITITLGADFSKLNFVYLVKNDLREEIDSLETVMVNPSQ from the coding sequence ATGCAGCAAATCTTTCTATTTTTATATAGACTAAGGGCATTTATTCTTTTTCTGATTCTGGAATTACTTGCATTAGGGATTATTTTCACACATAATTCACCACAGGGAGCTGTCTTTTTTAATAGTAGCAATAAGTTTACAGGGCGATTGTTGTCTTCAAAAAACAACTTCGTCTCTTATTTTACGCTTTATTCTACTAATAAAGCCTTGGCTGAAAAAAATGCATCCTTACTTAATAGGCTGGATAAAATGACTCCTGTTGTAGATTCTGCCTATTTCGATCTGGACAGTACCCTTAGCAATAATTTCAACTTCTGGTCAGCCAGGGTGATCAATAATTCTATCAATTTGAGTCAGAATTACATTACCCTGGACAAAGGAAGTGTGGATGGAGTAGTAGAAGGAATGGGCGTGTTCAATGAACAAGGAATCATTGGCAGGGTAAAAGGAACAAGTAATCATTTTTCTTCTGTGATCTCATTATTGCATACAGATCTTTTGATTTCATCAAAAATTAAAAAAACCGAGGTGTTTGGCTCCACCAAATGGGATGGCGTCAATTCCAATGAAGCCAAATTGCTCTATGTTCCTCGCCATGTAATGGTAGAGCCTGGACAAGAAATTGTGACCTCTGGATACAATGCAGTCTTTCCCGAAGGTATTCCAATAGGCAAGGTCAAAGAAGTCTCTCAAGGAAATGAGACCAATTACCTTGACATTACGATTACCTTAGGTGCAGATTTTAGCAAGCTCAATTTCGTATATCTGGTAAAAAATGATCTGCGTGAAGAAATAGACAGTTTGGAAACAGTAATGGTGAATCCCTCTCAATGA
- a CDS encoding glycerol-3-phosphate dehydrogenase/oxidase has translation MNRKDSLSIIEDEKGVWDLVIIGGGASGLGVALDALSRGLKVLLLEKSDFAKGTSSRSTKLVHGGVRYLAQGEVGLVLEALRERGRLLKNAPHLTINQPFVIPLYSFFDRLKYGVGLKIYDWMAGSLRLGKSKFVSREDTIKRLPQIRQKGLKGGILYHDGQFDDARLALVIAKTCIEMGGSILNYARVNKLSKDETGKINGVVFRDLIGKKNYKVSTKSVVNATGVFADKILQMDNPEARKMIQPSQGIHLVMDNSFLGGDDALMIPETSDGRVLFAVPWEGKLVVGTTDTLVKKPKMEPRPLASEINFILETASNYLVKPPKRSDVLSVFAGLRPLAAPKEGSTKTKEISRSHKVIVSKSKLITITGGKWTTFRKMGEDTVDAHFKNNNLTAIESTSASKHLHGYSLKEVDGHLKLYGSDASFILDLQKQNPEWAERIHEDYPYTGAEVVWAVREEMAQKIEDFLSRRCRILLLDAKASMQMAPKVAAIMAKELGNDDEWITEELEEFYKLARKYLINI, from the coding sequence ATGAATAGAAAAGACAGTTTATCAATTATTGAAGACGAAAAGGGAGTCTGGGACCTAGTGATAATAGGTGGTGGAGCTTCCGGATTAGGGGTTGCATTGGACGCTTTGTCCAGAGGTTTGAAGGTTTTATTGTTGGAGAAATCTGATTTTGCTAAAGGCACTTCGAGTAGGAGTACCAAGCTTGTTCATGGAGGGGTTAGATACCTTGCCCAGGGAGAAGTAGGCTTGGTTTTGGAAGCGCTGAGGGAGAGAGGCAGGTTATTGAAAAATGCACCACATTTAACAATCAACCAACCATTTGTTATTCCGTTGTATTCTTTTTTTGATCGGCTGAAATATGGTGTAGGGTTAAAAATTTACGATTGGATGGCTGGTAGCTTGCGTTTGGGGAAATCCAAGTTTGTTTCCAGAGAAGACACTATAAAAAGGTTGCCGCAAATTCGACAAAAAGGTCTTAAAGGTGGTATTTTATACCATGATGGACAGTTTGATGATGCGCGACTTGCCTTGGTGATCGCCAAGACCTGTATTGAAATGGGAGGTTCTATACTCAATTATGCTAGGGTGAACAAGTTGAGCAAAGATGAAACTGGTAAGATTAATGGGGTAGTTTTTAGGGACTTGATTGGTAAGAAAAATTATAAGGTTTCCACCAAATCTGTGGTTAATGCTACGGGAGTTTTTGCAGATAAGATTTTGCAAATGGACAATCCCGAAGCCCGTAAGATGATCCAACCTAGCCAGGGTATCCATCTTGTGATGGACAATTCTTTTTTGGGTGGAGATGATGCTTTGATGATTCCTGAGACCTCCGATGGGAGAGTGCTTTTTGCTGTTCCATGGGAAGGGAAGTTGGTGGTCGGAACTACCGATACTTTGGTGAAGAAACCAAAAATGGAGCCTAGACCTTTGGCCTCTGAAATTAATTTTATTCTGGAAACCGCCAGTAATTACTTAGTAAAACCACCCAAAAGATCCGATGTTTTGTCTGTCTTTGCAGGACTTAGGCCACTTGCAGCTCCAAAAGAGGGCAGTACCAAGACTAAGGAAATATCCAGAAGTCATAAGGTTATAGTCTCTAAGAGTAAACTGATAACCATAACTGGTGGCAAGTGGACTACTTTCAGAAAAATGGGAGAAGACACTGTGGATGCTCATTTTAAGAACAATAATCTGACTGCAATAGAAAGTACATCTGCTAGCAAACATTTGCATGGGTATAGCCTTAAGGAGGTTGATGGGCATTTGAAACTATATGGTAGCGATGCTTCATTTATTCTTGACTTACAGAAGCAAAATCCTGAATGGGCTGAGCGAATTCATGAGGATTACCCTTATACGGGAGCAGAGGTAGTATGGGCAGTTCGTGAGGAAATGGCCCAAAAGATTGAAGATTTTCTCTCCCGACGATGTAGAATTTTATTGCTTGACGCCAAAGCTTCGATGCAAATGGCACCCAAGGTGGCCGCAATCATGGCAAAAGAACTTGGGAATGATGATGAATGGATAACCGAAGAGTTAGAAGAATTTTATAAATTAGCCAGAAAGTATTTAATTAACATCTAA
- a CDS encoding 6-bladed beta-propeller has protein sequence MISRKIMVIVFFALGLFNACQDKGGTEQAGGLQTIRIEHNNQTELFLEDVAANYTSIPLEMTEESLIGYIHNVAVSEDFLYINYAKGILQFNHAGKYIKKIGENGEAPGNYRQVRSMIIDPMDQSIIAADARFRKSFKFSEDGDLLAESEILSSPPIYITPIPEGYMVITDDNTQDEALGLVSINEIFKQDRDFVKIDSLKPLKAKIEKIFHTIWRHPSFITRADSTAYFFFPIGTLKEQVERDTLFQINENGDFIPHLKFQFSENVINEEGKRVFFIEKIEVNEAYYLVTYHYEGNYYLFGYDRKKDSSWLVKDGLRVKNLEGHYLPKSNGISYLMTEGVSELKGEEPNPIIHLIDWGK, from the coding sequence ATGATAAGTAGGAAAATAATGGTGATTGTCTTTTTTGCATTAGGCTTATTCAATGCCTGTCAGGACAAAGGAGGGACTGAACAAGCGGGTGGTTTGCAAACCATTCGGATTGAACATAACAATCAAACAGAGCTGTTTTTAGAGGATGTTGCAGCAAATTACACCAGCATTCCTTTAGAGATGACTGAAGAAAGTTTAATAGGTTATATCCATAATGTTGCTGTCTCTGAAGATTTCCTGTATATCAATTATGCAAAAGGTATACTTCAATTTAACCATGCAGGGAAGTATATCAAAAAAATAGGAGAAAATGGGGAAGCTCCGGGAAACTACAGACAGGTAAGGTCCATGATTATTGATCCAATGGATCAGTCAATTATTGCTGCAGACGCGAGGTTTAGAAAGAGCTTTAAATTCAGTGAAGATGGAGATTTATTGGCTGAATCTGAAATTTTGTCATCCCCACCCATTTATATTACCCCAATACCTGAGGGCTATATGGTGATAACTGATGACAATACTCAAGATGAAGCTTTGGGGCTTGTTTCAATTAATGAGATTTTCAAACAAGACAGGGATTTCGTTAAAATAGATAGCCTAAAACCTTTAAAAGCAAAGATTGAAAAGATTTTTCATACTATTTGGAGACATCCTTCCTTTATAACAAGGGCTGATTCCACTGCTTATTTCTTTTTTCCGATTGGCACTCTCAAGGAACAGGTAGAAAGAGATACACTGTTTCAGATAAATGAAAACGGTGATTTTATTCCCCATTTAAAATTCCAATTCTCAGAAAACGTAATCAATGAGGAAGGGAAGAGGGTGTTTTTCATTGAAAAGATTGAAGTCAATGAAGCCTACTATTTGGTGACCTATCATTATGAAGGGAATTATTATCTTTTTGGTTACGATAGGAAAAAGGATAGTTCTTGGCTGGTAAAGGATGGATTGAGGGTAAAGAACCTGGAAGGGCATTATCTCCCAAAGTCAAATGGAATTTCTTATTTAATGACGGAGGGAGTTTCTGAATTAAAAGGTGAAGAACCAAATCCTATTATTCATTTGATTGATTGGGGGAAATAG
- a CDS encoding DeoR/GlpR family DNA-binding transcription regulator, with translation MIIAKRHKYILDKLEEAGYVSVAALSREMDVTMVTVRKDLRILEEKGLLFRTHGSATPVSPYVNDKPVTEKRLVQVSQKNAIAKRATDFLHQNDVIIIGSGTTVLAFAQSIPKSLSLTVLTAAMNVSMALLDLKETEVVQLGGVVRKSSSSVVGHFAENMIKDFACSKLFISVDGIDPEFGLTTSNLLEAHLNSIMIASAQKTIVLADSSKFGKKSFGKIANLEDIDTLIVDKKLSVHYVEMLEEKGVKVILV, from the coding sequence ATGATAATTGCTAAAAGACACAAATACATATTGGACAAGCTGGAAGAGGCTGGCTATGTGAGCGTAGCCGCTTTGAGCAGAGAAATGGATGTTACCATGGTAACTGTTAGAAAAGACTTGAGGATCCTGGAAGAAAAAGGTTTACTATTTAGAACCCATGGAAGTGCCACTCCCGTTTCACCATACGTCAACGATAAACCCGTCACTGAAAAAAGACTGGTGCAGGTCAGTCAAAAAAATGCAATTGCCAAAAGAGCCACGGACTTTCTACATCAGAATGATGTGATTATTATTGGATCTGGGACTACAGTCTTGGCTTTTGCTCAATCAATACCCAAGTCACTTTCCTTAACTGTTCTAACAGCCGCCATGAACGTCAGTATGGCCTTATTGGATTTGAAAGAGACAGAGGTTGTTCAGTTGGGCGGTGTTGTTCGCAAAAGCAGTAGTTCTGTAGTAGGGCATTTTGCAGAAAACATGATTAAAGATTTTGCTTGCAGTAAATTATTTATCAGTGTTGATGGCATTGACCCGGAATTTGGTCTAACCACCTCCAATTTATTGGAAGCACATCTAAACAGCATTATGATTGCTTCTGCCCAAAAAACCATAGTTTTAGCAGACAGTAGTAAATTTGGTAAAAAGAGCTTTGGAAAGATTGCCAACCTTGAAGACATAGACACCTTGATCGTAGATAAGAAGCTCTCCGTACACTACGTAGAGATGCTCGAAGAAAAAGGAGTTAAAGTGATTCTGGTCTAA
- a CDS encoding MIP/aquaporin family protein, whose translation MNVYIAEFIGTALLLGMGSGVVANVVLNKTKGQNSGWMVITTAWALGVFIGVVVAGPYSGAHLNPAVSIGLAIVGDFAWGMVPGYVIAQIAGAMMGAGVSYVIYKDHFDLTDDPGLKFAPFGTAPAIRSLSSNFTSEVIGTFVLILVILYSTGPVIDDGKGTPIGLGSIGALPVAFLVWVIGLSLGGTTGYAINPARDLGPRIMHQLLPIKGKGSSDWSYSWVPILGPIVGAALAAGLFLLLGTNGVS comes from the coding sequence ATGAACGTTTATATAGCTGAATTTATCGGAACAGCTTTGCTTTTGGGCATGGGCTCAGGAGTAGTGGCAAATGTAGTATTAAACAAAACCAAAGGACAAAATTCAGGTTGGATGGTCATAACCACCGCTTGGGCTTTGGGTGTATTTATTGGAGTGGTAGTGGCTGGACCATATAGTGGAGCTCATCTTAATCCAGCCGTGAGTATAGGCCTTGCCATTGTGGGGGACTTTGCTTGGGGAATGGTGCCAGGCTATGTTATTGCCCAAATAGCTGGAGCCATGATGGGTGCAGGTGTTTCCTATGTGATTTACAAAGATCACTTTGATCTTACAGATGACCCAGGATTAAAGTTCGCTCCATTTGGTACTGCCCCAGCAATCAGAAGCTTGTCCTCGAATTTCACCTCTGAGGTGATTGGTACTTTTGTTTTAATACTTGTTATTCTATATTCTACCGGTCCTGTTATAGATGATGGGAAGGGGACTCCAATAGGTTTGGGTTCTATAGGTGCATTGCCTGTGGCTTTTTTAGTTTGGGTAATAGGTCTTTCCTTAGGGGGTACGACGGGATATGCAATCAATCCTGCAAGAGATCTAGGTCCCCGAATAATGCATCAGCTTCTTCCAATAAAAGGCAAGGGCTCATCAGACTGGAGTTACAGTTGGGTGCCAATTTTAGGCCCTATTGTAGGTGCAGCATTGGCAGCGGGACTGTTTTTGCTGTTGGGAACCAATGGGGTAAGTTGA
- the rodA gene encoding rod shape-determining protein RodA: MRKKDTNFHKIDWVTIGLYFALVFIGWLNIYAAVYDEQNATSIFDFSINSGKQLVWIGTAILLIIIIMVADYRLFHNLSLVLYAIFVLILFLTPFIGKEINGQRAWFEIGAFRLQPAEFTKFATALALAKLMENPSFDLNKLKDQMKAVGLIVLPIALILLQPDTGTAMVYSAFFIMLYREGMPQRYYIIGLALAALTILTLAIENNYYLFGSIGAVILIFIAMSKKSWQNALSFFFLGCIMVVYALSLDYVVEKLPDHQQNRIMVLFDPDVDPLGVGWNVTQSKIAIGSGGLFGKGYLEGTQTKFDFVPEQHTDFIFCTLGEEFGWFGSFVMIALFVSLLLRLVFLAERQKTRFSRIYGYCVVSLLFFHFTINIAMTIGLFPVVGIPLPFFSYGGSSLWSFTILLFIFIKLDSNRIQILGRSY, translated from the coding sequence GTGAGAAAAAAAGATACCAATTTTCATAAAATAGACTGGGTAACCATAGGGCTATATTTCGCACTTGTTTTTATAGGTTGGCTGAATATCTATGCGGCAGTTTATGATGAACAAAATGCCACCTCCATTTTTGATTTCTCCATCAACTCGGGAAAGCAGTTGGTATGGATAGGAACCGCCATATTGCTGATCATTATCATTATGGTCGCCGATTACAGGCTTTTTCATAACCTCAGCCTTGTACTGTACGCGATATTTGTTCTTATTTTGTTTTTAACCCCGTTTATTGGCAAGGAAATCAATGGCCAAAGGGCTTGGTTCGAAATTGGGGCTTTCAGATTACAACCGGCAGAATTTACCAAGTTTGCCACGGCCTTAGCATTGGCAAAGCTTATGGAAAACCCAAGTTTTGACCTAAACAAGCTCAAAGATCAAATGAAGGCGGTAGGCCTTATTGTATTGCCTATTGCACTCATATTGCTACAACCAGATACTGGAACAGCTATGGTTTACAGTGCCTTTTTTATAATGCTCTATAGGGAGGGCATGCCTCAAAGGTATTATATTATAGGGCTAGCCTTGGCCGCATTGACCATACTTACCTTGGCCATAGAAAACAACTACTATTTATTTGGAAGCATAGGAGCTGTCATTCTCATTTTTATAGCAATGAGTAAAAAGTCCTGGCAAAATGCCTTAAGCTTCTTTTTCTTGGGTTGCATCATGGTTGTCTATGCCTTAAGCCTAGACTATGTGGTAGAAAAGCTTCCTGATCACCAACAAAATCGAATTATGGTATTGTTTGACCCTGATGTAGATCCTTTGGGAGTAGGCTGGAATGTTACCCAATCCAAAATTGCTATTGGCTCAGGAGGCCTATTTGGTAAAGGCTATCTTGAGGGAACACAAACAAAATTTGACTTCGTTCCTGAGCAACACACGGATTTTATTTTCTGCACTTTAGGTGAAGAGTTTGGTTGGTTCGGTAGTTTTGTGATGATTGCTTTATTTGTTAGCCTACTCTTAAGGCTCGTTTTTTTAGCGGAAAGACAGAAAACCCGCTTTTCTAGAATTTACGGCTATTGTGTGGTGAGTCTGTTGTTTTTCCACTTTACCATAAACATTGCCATGACCATTGGACTATTTCCAGTGGTGGGTATCCCATTGCCTTTCTTTAGTTATGGTGGCTCATCATTGTGGTCATTTACTATCCTGCTATTCATCTTTATCAAATTGGATTCCAACAGAATCCAGATATTGGGAAGAAGTTATTAA
- a CDS encoding rod shape-determining protein, with protein MGLFDFFSSDIAIDLGTANTLIIHKEKIIVDEPSIIAIDKTTNKVLAVGREAMNMHEKTHENIKTIRPLKDGVIADFYAAEQMIRGLIKMIPGHNKGMFPQSHRMVICIPSGITEVEKRAVRDSAEHAGGKEVYMIYEPIAAAIGIGIDIEKPMGSMIVDIGGGTTEIALIALSGIVADQSIRVAGDTFTKDILDYMRRQHNLLIGERSAEKVKIAIGSALTELDDPPEDYEIRGRDLMTGIPKVIKVSYSEIAFALDKSVSKIEEAVLKALEIAPPELSADIYDNGIHLTGGGALLKGLDKRLHQKTKLPIHIAEDPLRAVVRGTGNALKNINQFRTVLMT; from the coding sequence ATGGGATTATTCGACTTTTTCTCAAGTGACATCGCCATTGACTTAGGTACAGCCAATACGCTGATTATACATAAAGAAAAAATAATTGTGGATGAGCCATCCATAATCGCAATAGATAAAACAACCAATAAAGTATTGGCTGTTGGCCGCGAAGCCATGAACATGCATGAGAAAACCCATGAAAACATCAAAACAATTCGCCCTCTAAAGGACGGAGTGATTGCAGATTTTTATGCGGCTGAACAAATGATCAGAGGATTGATCAAAATGATCCCCGGACATAACAAAGGCATGTTTCCCCAATCACATAGAATGGTGATCTGTATCCCTTCAGGCATTACTGAAGTGGAAAAGAGAGCCGTTAGGGATTCTGCCGAACATGCTGGTGGCAAAGAAGTATACATGATCTACGAACCAATAGCTGCTGCTATAGGTATAGGTATAGATATAGAAAAACCGATGGGATCTATGATAGTGGATATTGGAGGTGGAACTACTGAAATTGCACTAATCGCACTTTCAGGAATAGTCGCAGACCAATCTATAAGGGTTGCAGGTGATACATTCACCAAAGATATACTGGATTATATGCGTAGGCAACACAACCTGCTTATTGGAGAGCGATCTGCTGAAAAAGTAAAAATAGCCATTGGCTCAGCATTGACTGAACTTGATGATCCACCGGAAGATTATGAAATTAGAGGTAGAGATTTGATGACAGGTATTCCAAAGGTCATTAAAGTTTCTTATTCAGAAATTGCTTTTGCATTGGACAAATCGGTTTCCAAAATTGAAGAGGCTGTTCTCAAAGCGCTTGAAATTGCTCCACCGGAGCTTTCTGCGGATATCTATGACAATGGTATTCACCTTACAGGCGGAGGTGCATTGCTAAAAGGCTTGGACAAAAGATTGCATCAAAAGACCAAGTTGCCAATACACATTGCAGAAGATCCGCTTAGAGCAGTGGTTAGAGGCACCGGAAACGCCTTGAAAAATATCAACCAATTCAGAACCGTTCTCATGACTTAA